The genomic interval AACACCTTGGCACTCAGTCGATTGTTGGGAAGAGAGATCCTTCGCCTGCGGATCAAGATGACACTTCAGGTCACTTCGCCCCGCGCAACTCGCTCGCGAGCTGCCGGTAGTCGAGTTGCGGTGGTGGTGTCACGTTCGGTTTGCCGTTCGGGCTGCGCATCCATTCGGCGACCGCCGCCGTGAGCGTCTTCCACCACGGCCGGCGGCGACGGCGCTGCGCTCGCGCAGGCGGCAAGAGACGCTGCGCCGCGAGATATTGCCACAATGCCGCCGTGGTTGCTGCCGTGATGTGTCCGCGACGGCTGACATCGGCGAGCGAATTCGCCAGCCGCTCCGGCGTGTAGCCGGACCCTTCGATGAGCGACTCGGCGACCTTGGCGACTGTCGCCACCGTGAGCTCGCCGTCTTCGAAGAGGCACACGGCGGTTTGGAAGTAGTTGAACGTCGGCACCAGGCGCGGGCCGTAGGCGCGGAAGTTCGCCGGCGGCGTGCGCCGTTCGAGGTTGATGTAGATGCGGACGACCGCATCGACGCGCACGATGTCGCGCTGGATCGCGATCACGTCTTCGATCTGCTGCGGATCGACGGGAATCTGCGCCAGCACCGCGCGCAAGTCGTCTTCGCTCACGCGGCCGGCAACCACATCGGCGTAGAGCGAGTAAATCAGCGGGTCCGACTCCCAGTCGTCGCCGAATAGAAACTCGCGCGCATGCGCCGACTGCTCGCGCCGGCCCTTGAGCAGCTCCGCCAGCTTGAAGCCGATATGCTCGCGGAGATTGCGGAACTTGCCGCGCACCAGGTGATGGAGCTGATCCTTGAACACGATCCCATCGTAGACGATGCCGTCGAGCGCCAGCTTGTCTTTGATCGCCTTGCCGATCTGCGGCGGACTGGCGGAGAGGAAATACACGCGCACGTCGAGCCCCGCTGCCGTGCCGACCGCGCGCAACGAGCGAATCAGCGCCACCACGCCGGGCGCCGCGACTTTGTCCTCCGGCTTCTCGAACGGAATCCTGACGAGCTGCCGCACCGAATCGAACTCGCTCTTGAGATAGGTCTTGTCGAGATCCCAGCGATAGATGCTGCAGCGCGGCGTGCTCGCCGCCGGCGCGCGTTTGCGCGATGCGCGAGCCACGTCACGACCTCGCGCGCGGGGGTTCGCTCTCATTGTTAGAGCATTGCACAAGAAATCCCGGCAAGGTGTCCGTCATACCGGCGAAAGCCGGTATCCAGGCGGGGGTGTGGGGATCGAGCCTGGATTCCGGCTTTCGCCGGAATGACGAGCGGAGAGATCGCTCCATTCTTGCGAGAAGCGCCCCAGGGGCGAGGGAGATGAAGTCGCCGTCGCCCACGTTCTTCACCGCCCCCCCGCGAGGCCGGTGGCGATTTCCTCCGCCACGCCGTCGCGGACGGCTTTCGCCGCAACCTTGACGGCGTTGGCGATCGCGCGTGCCGGCGAGCGGCCGTGCGCCTTGATGAAGATGTTCTCGAAGCCGAGGATCGGCGCGCCGCCGTAGGTGGTGTAGTCCGCCAGTTCGCGCAAGCGCTCGACGCCGCCAGCGAGCATGCGCATGCCGAGCCGCCAGCGCCAGCTCTCTTCCACCGCCGCACCAGCCATGTCGACCATCACTTCGGCCAAGCCCTCCAACAACTTCAACGCGACGTTGCCGACCAGACCTTCGCACACGATCACGTCCGCCTTGCCGCGCACGAGGTCGTTGCCTTCGATGTTGCCGATGAAATTCAATCCAGGCATCGCGGCCAACGTCCGGTGCGCCTCGATCAATTCTGGGCTGCCTTTGCTCGGCTCGGTCCCCATGTTCAACAACGCGACGCGCGGGCTGGCGACCTTTGACACCCGCTTGGCATAGGCGCTGCCCATCACGGCGAACTGCACCAACTCCAACGCGTCGCAGCGAATCGTCGCGCCGACATCCAGCAGCAGCGCCAGGTGATCCTGCCCCGGATACTCGGTCTGGCGCGGATAGACGCTCGCCAGCGCGGTTTTGCGAATGCCCGGGATGACCTTGAAGTGACGCGCGCACGCCAACACCGCGGCGCCGGTGTTGCCGGCGCTCACCAACGCGTCGGCGCGGCCGTCAGCAACCAACTGCGCGGCAACCAGAATCGAGGCATCGCGCTTGTGGCGCACGGCCTCCTTGGGCTCCTCGGCCATGCCGATGACTTCGCCCGCGGCAAGGATGTCGATGTTCTCGGGGTTGTACTCGGTGCGTTCGAGGGCTTCTTGAATGCGGCGTTCATCGCCGACCAGCACGCACTGGATGTTGGTTTGCAGCGAGGCCGCGGCGACTCCCTTGACCACCTCGTCAGGTGCCAAGTCACCCCCCATCGCATCAACGGCAATCGCCCGCATAGCGCACGACGCTACCGGCGGAAGTTCCATGTGTCAACGAAGCTTCCCGACCGTCGACCGCACGGCGCCCATTGCCAGCCTCCCCGATCGGCGTCATCATACGCGGCGGAGGGATTCAATCGATGCAGGATGAGGTCGAGGCTTATCTGGGCCTACATCGCTCGATGGTGCTGTCGTATGAGTTCGAGGGCGAAGTGCGCGCGGCAACCACGTGCTACGCCCTCGCCGATCGTCTGACGGTGTACTTCTTCGTCTTCCGCGACAGCGAGAAGCACCGCGCCATCGTCGCTCGCGCGCAGATATCGGTCGTGGTCGACGACGGCTTTCAGATTCCCATGCACGGCGTCGAGCTGCTCGGCAACGCCTCGATTGTCGCGGGTGAGGAAGCGCAGGTCGGACAACACCTGCTGACCCAGCGCTTTCCGCAATTGGCCGACGTGTGGAACGACAACCGCCTGCTGATCGCCAAGGTCGCGCCCGAGCGCATTCGCGTGATCGACTGGACGCAAGGGTTCGGACACAGCCGCCACGCCGCCGTGACCAAGCCGATCTGAACGGCCAAGTTTGGCCGCCGCTCCCGCCTCTAGCCTTCAAACTCATCCGTTTCCGTCAGCACCAAATCGTTGCGGTGAATGACTTCATCGGTGGTCTTGTAGCCGAGCGCGCCCTCGATGCGTGTCGAGTGCAGGCCCTTGATCTTCTCCAACTCGGCGGCGCTGTAGTTCACCAATCCACGCGCGAACTCTGCGCCGCGGGGATCGACGCAGCGGACGCACTCACCGACGCCGAAGTTGCCGTGGACTTCGCGCAGCCCTTTTGGAAGCAGACTGCGCCCGCGTTGCGTGATCGCGTCGCTTGCGCCTTGGTCGACCACCACTGTGCCCGCCGGCTTGAGCGTATAGCCGATCCAGTGTTTGCGGCGTGCCAAGCGATCGCCTTGCCCGAGCACCAGTGTGCCGATTGCGACCTGTGCATCGATGATGCTCTGCAAGACGCCGCGCCGCGCGCCGTCGGCGATGACGGTGGCGATTCCGGCGAGCGCTGCCTTACGCGCGGCGTTCATCTTCGACGCCATACCGCCCGTGCCGACCGGACCGGCTGAGTTGCTCGCATAGCTCAAGATGCGCGCCGTCGGATGCTCGACCAATTCGATCAGTTCGGCATCGCGATGCGCGCGCGGATCGCGCGTGTACAACCCAGCCACGTCGCTCAGAATGATCAGCAGGTCAGCGTTCACCAGCGTGGCGATCAACGCCGAGAGGTTGTCGTTCTCGCCCAGTTTTATTTCCTCGACCGCGACCGTATCGTTCTCGTTCGCCACCGGCACCACGCGCGCGGCCAGCAGCGTTTCGATGGTGTGGCGCGCATTGAGATAGCGGCGACGGTCGGCAAGATCGTCGCCGGTGAGCAGAATTTGACCGATCAGCTTGCCGCGCGCGGCGAAGAACGTTTCATACGCCGCCATCAGACTGATCTGCCCGACCGCCGCCGCGGCCTGGCGTTCGGGGATCGTCTTCGGTGCGCTCTTCAACCCCATCCGCGCCACACCTGATGCGATCGCACCCGAGGTGACGACGACCACGTCGAGGCCTCGATCATGCAGCACGCACAAATCGCTCACCAGTGCTTCAAGCCGTGCGCGATCGATGCGCTGGTGGTCCGACAGTAAACTGCTGCCGATCTTCACCACTACGCGGCGAAGCTTCTTGAGCAGCCGAACTTTGTGCGGCAGCTGCACGTTCATGACAGAGCCGACGATGCCTCGGCCGCGGCCCGGCGCGTGGCATCTACGCGCTGGCAGACGACGCGCATCAGTTCGCGCACACCTTCGGTGGTAGCGGCGGAGATCACGTACAGCTCGACGCCGCGAGTCGCCAACGCGGCGCGCACCGCAGGCAGTTGCGCGCGCGCTTCGGCGAGGTCGATCTTGTTCGCCACGACGATCTGCGGCTTGGCGGCCAGGTCCGCGTCGAAGCACGCCAGCTCACGATTGATCACGTCGAAGTCCCTCAGCGGATCGCGCCCAGTCAGTCCGCTGATATCGAGCAGGTGAATCAGCAGCGCAGTGCGCGACAGGTGCCGCAGAAATCGCAGCCCGAGCCCGTGACCGTCATGCGCGCCCTCGATGAGCCCCGGCACGTCGGCGAGCACGAAGGTGTGGTCCTCATTGCAGCGGACTACTCCGAGGTGCGGCACCAATGTGGTGAACGGATAGTCCGCGATGCGGGGACGGGCGGCCGACACAGAGCTGATCAGCGTCGACTTGCCGGTGTTGGGAAAGCCGACCAAGCCGACATCCGCGAGTAGGCGCAGCTCCAACTTGAGTGTACGCACTTCGCCCGGGAGGCCGGGCTGCGCGTATTGCGGCGCCTGCCGCGACGGCGTGGCGTAG from Deltaproteobacteria bacterium carries:
- the obgE gene encoding GTPase ObgE, which gives rise to MRFIDEAEVTVYAGDGGAGCVSFLREKYRPKGGPAGGDGGNGGDVIFEAHAGLTTLLDFKFQPIVRAEAGEDGRGKCQFGHAGADRVVRVPPGTIVRETESGEVLADIRAVGERAIVARGGRGGLGNANYATPSRQAPQYAQPGLPGEVRTLKLELRLLADVGLVGFPNTGKSTLISSVSAARPRIADYPFTTLVPHLGVVRCNEDHTFVLADVPGLIEGAHDGHGLGLRFLRHLSRTALLIHLLDISGLTGRDPLRDFDVINRELACFDADLAAKPQIVVANKIDLAEARAQLPAVRAALATRGVELYVISAATTEGVRELMRVVCQRVDATRRAAAEASSALS
- the plsX gene encoding phosphate acyltransferase PlsX, with the protein product MELPPVASCAMRAIAVDAMGGDLAPDEVVKGVAAASLQTNIQCVLVGDERRIQEALERTEYNPENIDILAAGEVIGMAEEPKEAVRHKRDASILVAAQLVADGRADALVSAGNTGAAVLACARHFKVIPGIRKTALASVYPRQTEYPGQDHLALLLDVGATIRCDALELVQFAVMGSAYAKRVSKVASPRVALLNMGTEPSKGSPELIEAHRTLAAMPGLNFIGNIEGNDLVRGKADVIVCEGLVGNVALKLLEGLAEVMVDMAGAAVEESWRWRLGMRMLAGGVERLRELADYTTYGGAPILGFENIFIKAHGRSPARAIANAVKVAAKAVRDGVAEEIATGLAGGR
- the proB gene encoding glutamate 5-kinase; translation: MNVQLPHKVRLLKKLRRVVVKIGSSLLSDHQRIDRARLEALVSDLCVLHDRGLDVVVVTSGAIASGVARMGLKSAPKTIPERQAAAAVGQISLMAAYETFFAARGKLIGQILLTGDDLADRRRYLNARHTIETLLAARVVPVANENDTVAVEEIKLGENDNLSALIATLVNADLLIILSDVAGLYTRDPRAHRDAELIELVEHPTARILSYASNSAGPVGTGGMASKMNAARKAALAGIATVIADGARRGVLQSIIDAQVAIGTLVLGQGDRLARRKHWIGYTLKPAGTVVVDQGASDAITQRGRSLLPKGLREVHGNFGVGECVRCVDPRGAEFARGLVNYSAAELEKIKGLHSTRIEGALGYKTTDEVIHRNDLVLTETDEFEG